In Arthrobacter citreus, a single genomic region encodes these proteins:
- a CDS encoding ATP phosphoribosyltransferase produces MSWLTVAVAKGRLEDEVINILNQAGFQKVIDSKTRKLIFVDELHKIKYLVVKPVDVATYVERGVCDLGFVGKDILLEQEKDVYELMDLELGKCVFAAAGFPGTLLDRGEETLRIATKYPNITSKYFQLRQNIELIYLNGSVELAPIVGMSDIIVDLVETGSTLKANGLVILEEMIPISARVISNRVSYRFNHLRITEFLEKIKKGKIVYAGNIID; encoded by the coding sequence ATGAGTTGGCTAACTGTTGCAGTTGCAAAAGGAAGACTTGAAGATGAGGTTATTAATATATTAAATCAAGCAGGGTTTCAAAAAGTAATTGATTCTAAAACTAGAAAGCTAATATTTGTAGACGAATTACATAAAATTAAATATTTGGTAGTTAAACCAGTAGATGTTGCTACTTATGTTGAACGAGGAGTTTGTGATCTTGGTTTTGTTGGAAAGGATATTTTGCTAGAACAAGAGAAGGATGTATATGAACTAATGGATTTAGAACTTGGAAAATGCGTCTTTGCAGCAGCTGGTTTTCCAGGAACACTACTCGATCGAGGTGAAGAAACTTTAAGGATCGCAACAAAGTATCCAAATATTACTTCAAAATATTTTCAGTTGAGGCAAAATATAGAATTAATTTACTTAAATGGGTCAGTTGAATTAGCACCCATTGTAGGAATGTCAGATATCATAGTTGATTTAGTTGAAACAGGGAGTACTTTAAAAGCGAATGGATTAGTGATCTTAGAAGAAATGATTCCGATTAGTGCTAGAGTCATTTCAAATCGTGTAAGTTACAGATTTAACCACTTACGAATTACCGAGTTTCTCGAAAAAATTAAGAAGGGAAAGATTGTATATGCTGGAAATATTATCGATTAA
- the hisD gene encoding histidinol dehydrogenase, whose protein sequence is MLEILSINQKSDKLESIINRTNLPTVEITKSVEKILLNVKENGDEAVRQYSLIYDEVKLKDFEVSEVEFNEALEQTDEKLVTALAEAKKNIERYHEKQLQDGYKINDKNSYVQQLIHPIERVGVYIPAGKAAYPSTVLMNVIPAKIAGVKEIVIVTPPNKEGKIKPSILVAAKLAGVSKVYKVGGAQAIGALAYGTETIEKVDKIVGPGNLYVALAKKSVSGIVGIDMVAGPTEVVILADETANPRFIAADLMAQAEHDEMASSIVITNSEEFALKIQQQIPNLLEEQPRKEIIKSSFEQYGAILVVKTIEEGIELVNKLAPEHLEIMIKNPESIVHQIKNAGAIFLGDYTPEPVGDYFAGTNHTLPTSGTARFTSPLNVNDFQKKTSVVYYNKKALKEARKHIEVIAEEEGLFGHGKAISIRFEEDSE, encoded by the coding sequence ATGCTGGAAATATTATCGATTAATCAAAAAAGCGATAAACTTGAAAGTATTATAAACCGAACTAATTTACCTACTGTTGAGATCACAAAAAGCGTAGAAAAAATTTTATTAAATGTGAAAGAAAATGGTGATGAAGCTGTACGTCAATATTCTTTAATTTACGACGAAGTCAAACTAAAAGACTTTGAAGTAAGTGAAGTAGAATTTAATGAAGCGTTAGAACAAACTGATGAAAAACTAGTTACTGCATTAGCTGAAGCTAAGAAGAACATAGAAAGATACCATGAAAAACAACTTCAAGATGGCTATAAAATAAACGATAAAAATTCTTATGTACAACAATTAATTCATCCAATTGAAAGAGTTGGTGTGTATATACCAGCAGGTAAAGCGGCATATCCATCTACTGTTTTAATGAATGTAATTCCCGCAAAAATAGCAGGGGTAAAAGAGATTGTCATTGTAACACCTCCGAATAAAGAAGGGAAAATCAAGCCCTCAATTCTAGTAGCTGCGAAATTAGCTGGCGTTTCAAAAGTCTATAAAGTTGGTGGAGCACAAGCAATTGGTGCACTAGCATATGGAACGGAAACAATTGAAAAGGTAGACAAAATAGTTGGTCCAGGAAATCTTTATGTTGCACTTGCTAAGAAAAGTGTTTCAGGAATAGTTGGAATTGATATGGTTGCAGGTCCAACAGAAGTTGTTATATTAGCAGATGAAACAGCTAATCCAAGATTTATTGCTGCCGATTTAATGGCGCAAGCAGAGCATGATGAAATGGCATCTAGTATTGTTATTACAAATTCAGAAGAGTTTGCTCTAAAAATTCAGCAACAAATACCAAATTTATTAGAAGAACAACCAAGAAAAGAAATTATTAAAAGTTCATTCGAACAGTATGGAGCAATACTAGTTGTTAAAACAATTGAAGAAGGAATTGAGCTGGTTAATAAGCTAGCGCCTGAACATCTTGAAATCATGATCAAAAACCCGGAATCAATCGTTCATCAAATTAAAAACGCTGGTGCTATTTTTTTAGGTGACTACACGCCTGAGCCAGTTGGCGATTATTTTGCTGGTACGAATCATACTTTACCAACAAGTGGAACTGCAAGATTTACATCACCTTTAAATGTGAATGATTTTCAAAAGAAAACGTCGGTTGTTTATTACAATAAGAAAGCTTTAAAGGAAGCAAGAAAGCACATTGAAGTTATTGCAGAAGAAGAAGGACTATTTGGACATGGAAAAGCAATAAGTATTCGATTTGAGGAGGATTCAGAGTGA
- the hisJ gene encoding histidinol-phosphatase HisJ, whose translation MKIDGHTHTQYCPHGSGDDVQLMIEKAIELGFDEYHITEHTPIPSSFQNVLKPDEAVASLSMSENDVDDYIKEMTKVRDQYKDRIRIKIGFEYDYLPSESVWFKQFLKEYGKYCDTGLLSIHYLEGKDGWQCIDYKAEDTLSGLVNYYGSVEAFQLAYYDNVKQSILDDLGPLKPTRIGHMTLCNKFMQFLKCEDTEKIINKQIEVLKLVKEKNYILDYNTAGLFKEYCGETYPPNHVVEIANSLNIQFMYGSDSHSVKDIGRGYEVYSSTIK comes from the coding sequence TTGAAGATTGATGGACACACTCATACACAATATTGTCCACACGGAAGTGGAGACGATGTACAATTAATGATTGAGAAAGCTATTGAACTTGGTTTCGATGAATACCATATCACTGAGCATACTCCAATACCGTCATCATTTCAAAATGTTTTAAAGCCAGATGAAGCAGTTGCATCACTTTCAATGTCTGAAAATGATGTAGACGATTATATAAAAGAAATGACTAAAGTAAGAGATCAATACAAAGATCGAATTCGAATCAAAATCGGCTTTGAATACGATTATTTACCTAGCGAATCGGTATGGTTTAAACAATTTTTAAAAGAATACGGTAAATATTGTGATACGGGTCTATTATCTATTCATTATTTGGAAGGGAAAGATGGATGGCAATGTATAGATTATAAAGCTGAAGATACACTGAGCGGCCTAGTAAATTACTATGGTAGTGTAGAAGCGTTTCAACTTGCTTACTACGATAATGTGAAACAATCGATTTTAGATGATCTAGGTCCACTTAAACCAACACGAATCGGACATATGACTTTATGTAATAAGTTTATGCAATTTTTAAAGTGTGAAGATACCGAAAAAATAATAAATAAACAAATTGAAGTATTAAAGCTAGTAAAAGAAAAAAATTATATTTTAGACTATAATACCGCGGGACTATTTAAAGAATATTGTGGTGAAACTTATCCACCAAATCACGTAGTTGAAATTGCAAATTCATTAAATATCCAATTTATGTATGGTTCAGATTCTCATAGTGTAAAGGATATTGGAAGAGGATATGAGGTTTATTCTTCAACTATTAAATGA
- a CDS encoding MFS transporter: protein MKTSFIKQEEQYFKLFLAGIVNGIGDRFSSVAVLAMLLHISGSGLAVGMTLAIRLIPFLLFGPIGGRLADQFSRKTILITTDLIRILFALSFLLVHDKNDIWIVYFSSFVLAAGEAIYAPNRKSAIPQLVNNENLVKVNSLEQVMIGIVLVIGALSGGIVSSIFGPSVTFWINAASFLGAAIINFTTKFPDQNVNKKLEFHKKENVLSAFKKIIFISMPLQILILCEILIASINGIDNVLISVYAISEYRLGDFGVGLFYSALGIGLILSFSVANRLRNHLLISGFACLLLEGIFQLLLSRTHFVVFALLMFCGAAFMSGICNVCFDTLLMNEIELQHQGTIFGLLATITSSVLGISMFISGLALQYFSPRSLGLIGGIAYILIAISLISTITVKGYRKKGTI, encoded by the coding sequence ATGAAGACTTCATTTATTAAACAAGAAGAACAATATTTTAAATTATTTCTAGCCGGAATTGTGAATGGGATTGGTGACCGTTTTAGTTCTGTTGCTGTGCTAGCAATGCTTTTACATATATCAGGTTCAGGCCTTGCTGTAGGTATGACATTAGCAATTCGTTTGATACCTTTTTTATTGTTTGGACCAATAGGTGGAAGACTCGCTGATCAATTTTCTAGGAAAACAATTTTAATAACTACTGACCTGATAAGAATCTTATTTGCCCTCTCCTTCTTATTAGTTCACGATAAAAATGATATTTGGATTGTTTATTTTAGTTCATTTGTACTTGCAGCTGGAGAAGCAATCTATGCACCGAATAGAAAATCTGCTATTCCTCAACTAGTTAACAATGAAAATCTTGTAAAAGTGAATAGCTTAGAGCAAGTAATGATTGGAATTGTCTTAGTAATTGGTGCACTTTCAGGAGGAATAGTCTCTTCTATTTTTGGTCCGAGCGTGACATTTTGGATTAATGCCGCCTCATTTTTAGGGGCTGCTATTATCAATTTTACAACTAAATTTCCTGATCAAAATGTGAATAAAAAATTGGAGTTTCATAAAAAAGAAAACGTCCTCTCCGCTTTTAAAAAGATTATTTTCATTTCTATGCCGCTTCAAATACTAATTCTATGTGAGATTTTAATTGCATCTATTAATGGAATTGATAATGTATTAATTAGCGTTTATGCAATTTCAGAGTATCGACTAGGAGATTTTGGAGTTGGTCTCTTTTATAGTGCTTTAGGGATTGGGCTAATATTAAGTTTTTCGGTTGCAAACCGTCTACGAAATCATTTACTTATTTCAGGTTTCGCGTGTCTATTGCTTGAAGGAATTTTTCAACTGTTATTAAGTCGAACACATTTTGTGGTTTTTGCACTTCTCATGTTTTGCGGAGCTGCATTTATGTCAGGTATTTGTAATGTTTGTTTTGATACGCTTCTCATGAATGAAATAGAACTCCAACACCAGGGTACAATATTTGGTCTATTAGCAACCATCACAAGCTCTGTTTTAGGTATCTCTATGTTCATTTCTGGCTTAGCCCTCCAATATTTTTCCCCTCGATCGTTAGGATTGATTGGTGGAATCGCGTATATACTTATTGCTATTTCCCTTATAAGTACAATTACAGTGAAAGGATATCGGAAAAAGGGTACTATTTAA
- the hisF gene encoding imidazole glycerol phosphate synthase subunit HisF, protein MLARRIIPCLDVRNGRVVKGKQFSSIQDVDSPTKLGKYYSDNGADELVFYDITASNEERDISLQFVSEVAKELRIPFSVGGGVRSIDDFTKLLRNGADKVSVNSAAILNPNLINEASARFGSQCVVLSIDAKLNSDGQYKVFINGGRKETEWDAIEWAKTGVELGAGEIVLNSINEDGMKRGFDIGLLQKVTNAVNVPVIASGGAGKLEHFYDAIEYANVDGVLAASVFHFGEIEIKDLKNYLNEKNIPVRL, encoded by the coding sequence ATGCTTGCAAGAAGAATTATACCGTGCTTAGATGTTCGAAATGGACGTGTCGTAAAAGGAAAACAATTTTCAAGCATTCAAGATGTTGATTCACCTACTAAACTTGGAAAATATTATAGTGATAATGGTGCTGATGAATTAGTATTTTATGATATTACAGCTTCAAATGAAGAAAGAGATATATCATTGCAATTTGTTTCAGAGGTAGCAAAAGAATTACGTATTCCTTTCAGCGTTGGTGGGGGGGTACGCTCAATAGATGATTTTACTAAACTTTTAAGAAATGGTGCAGATAAAGTATCCGTTAATTCTGCTGCAATCTTAAATCCGAATTTAATCAATGAAGCATCTGCTCGCTTTGGATCACAGTGTGTTGTCCTTTCAATTGATGCAAAGTTAAATAGTGATGGTCAATATAAAGTGTTTATAAATGGTGGGCGCAAAGAAACAGAGTGGGACGCAATTGAATGGGCTAAGACGGGTGTAGAACTCGGAGCGGGTGAAATTGTTCTAAATAGTATTAACGAAGATGGTATGAAAAGAGGATTTGATATTGGATTACTCCAAAAAGTTACGAATGCAGTGAATGTTCCTGTCATTGCATCTGGAGGAGCTGGTAAATTAGAACATTTTTACGACGCGATTGAATACGCAAATGTGGATGGTGTATTAGCTGCCTCAGTATTCCATTTTGGCGAAATCGAGATTAAAGACCTAAAAAACTATTTAAATGAAAAAAATATTCCAGTTCGACTATAG
- a CDS encoding DUF4288 domain-containing protein, which translates to MNKRLRKKMTQQWEWFAVKVLYECKISGNPTSEKINYEIDNLNTFEETILLIKAPAVEQAYLNGEKEALKNETEYLNQFGETVEWKFIEILDCFELFDKKLQTGTELYSRFIRVPTDLSKEDLIFQYYPEVVKENN; encoded by the coding sequence ATGAATAAAAGATTACGAAAAAAAATGACACAACAATGGGAATGGTTTGCAGTAAAAGTATTATATGAATGTAAAATATCTGGAAATCCTACATCAGAAAAAATAAATTATGAAATCGATAATCTTAATACATTTGAGGAAACCATCCTTCTAATAAAAGCTCCTGCAGTGGAACAAGCCTATTTAAATGGTGAAAAAGAAGCTTTAAAAAATGAAACTGAATACTTGAATCAATTTGGTGAAACAGTAGAATGGAAATTCATTGAAATCCTAGACTGCTTTGAACTATTTGATAAAAAACTTCAAACGGGAACTGAGTTGTATTCGCGCTTTATAAGAGTGCCAACGGATTTATCGAAAGAAGATCTTATTTTTCAATATTATCCAGAAGTAGTGAAGGAAAATAATTAA
- the hisH gene encoding imidazole glycerol phosphate synthase subunit HisH, whose protein sequence is MNIIIDYGVGNLDSLKRACEEIGFPVLISNEIEVIKQASSIILPGVGAYEAAMNELESLSLIEIIKSKAKSGTPILGICLGMQLLYEFSEENLGTNGLGLIQGQVKQIPDIVKVPHMGWNKLNFTKEESLVKYVNEGEYVYFVHSFYVSSSNNELLAYSEYGVKIPAVIKSGNIYGMQFHPEKSAETGLNLLKAFKELCLYDSISSN, encoded by the coding sequence GTGAATATTATTATTGATTATGGTGTAGGTAATTTGGACTCTTTAAAAAGAGCGTGTGAAGAAATTGGTTTTCCAGTATTGATCAGTAATGAAATTGAAGTGATAAAGCAAGCTTCATCTATTATTCTACCAGGCGTTGGCGCATATGAAGCGGCGATGAATGAATTAGAAAGTCTTAGTCTAATAGAGATTATAAAGTCTAAAGCAAAAAGTGGCACGCCGATTTTAGGGATTTGCTTAGGAATGCAATTACTATATGAATTTAGTGAAGAAAACTTAGGAACGAATGGTCTTGGCTTAATTCAAGGTCAGGTCAAACAGATACCGGATATTGTAAAAGTTCCACATATGGGATGGAATAAATTAAATTTTACGAAAGAGGAATCATTAGTTAAGTATGTAAATGAAGGTGAGTATGTCTATTTTGTACACTCATTTTATGTTAGTTCTTCAAATAATGAACTGCTAGCTTACTCTGAATATGGGGTCAAAATCCCAGCAGTCATTAAATCCGGTAATATTTACGGTATGCAATTTCATCCTGAAAAAAGCGCAGAAACAGGTCTTAATCTATTAAAAGCATTTAAGGAGTTGTGTTTATATGATTCTATATCCAGCAATTGA
- the hisA gene encoding 1-(5-phosphoribosyl)-5-[(5-phosphoribosylamino)methylideneamino]imidazole-4-carboxamide isomerase, translated as MILYPAIDLKDGNCVRLEQGDFNKKVIYQNSPLEVALDFDKSGAKVLHIVDLDGARTGERKNASIIKGIVQNTKLKIQIGGGIRSLESISFWLELGVERVILGTAAIKDRQLLEQAISTYGNRIIVGVDAKNSYVAINGWEESTNQDSFEFCKQLELLGVKTVVYTDISKDGMLSGPNIEAYKRLAEETNLNIIASGGVSTLNDLETLSQLNIYGAISGKALYEGKFTVEEALKCLQEELYRA; from the coding sequence ATGATTCTATATCCAGCAATTGATTTAAAGGATGGTAATTGTGTTCGCCTCGAGCAAGGAGATTTTAATAAGAAAGTAATCTATCAAAATTCACCACTAGAGGTTGCGTTAGATTTTGATAAATCTGGCGCAAAAGTATTACATATAGTTGATTTAGATGGTGCAAGAACTGGTGAACGAAAAAATGCTTCAATTATTAAAGGAATTGTTCAAAATACGAAGTTGAAAATTCAGATTGGTGGAGGAATCAGATCGCTTGAATCAATTTCGTTCTGGTTAGAACTAGGAGTTGAACGTGTAATTTTAGGAACAGCTGCGATTAAAGATAGACAGCTATTAGAACAAGCTATCTCTACATACGGAAATCGAATCATTGTAGGCGTAGACGCAAAAAACAGTTATGTTGCTATAAATGGTTGGGAGGAGTCAACTAATCAAGACAGCTTTGAATTTTGTAAGCAGTTAGAACTACTAGGTGTGAAAACAGTCGTATACACTGATATATCAAAGGATGGCATGCTAAGTGGACCAAATATTGAAGCATATAAAAGATTAGCTGAAGAAACGAATTTAAATATTATTGCTTCAGGTGGAGTAAGTACGTTAAATGATCTTGAAACACTCAGTCAATTAAATATTTATGGTGCGATCTCTGGTAAAGCATTGTATGAAGGAAAATTTACTGTAGAGGAGGCACTTAAATGCTTGCAAGAAGAATTATACCGTGCTTAG
- a CDS encoding TetR/AcrR family transcriptional regulator has product MDKRIRKSKKAIEDALISLMAEEDFESITINSIAEKADVNRGTIYLHYKDKYDLLEQCIEREINELLISCLPEGSGVYPSKNPLLRTFKYLEKNSFFYHTLLTNNGVPTFRNKLLNVMKDGMREQLNLNELNQNMNKEFLIQFWSSAAIGVIEWWIIQSMPFSAEEITEQLWILLERNQILPTIE; this is encoded by the coding sequence ATGGATAAAAGAATTAGAAAATCTAAAAAAGCGATAGAAGATGCACTAATTAGTTTAATGGCAGAGGAGGATTTTGAGAGTATTACAATAAACTCTATTGCTGAAAAAGCAGACGTTAATAGAGGGACCATTTATTTACATTACAAAGATAAATACGATTTATTAGAGCAATGTATTGAGAGAGAAATAAATGAATTATTAATTTCTTGTTTACCAGAAGGTTCCGGCGTTTATCCATCTAAAAACCCTTTACTAAGGACATTTAAATACTTAGAGAAAAATTCTTTCTTTTACCACACATTGTTAACAAATAATGGCGTTCCGACTTTTAGAAATAAGTTATTAAACGTGATGAAAGATGGAATGAGAGAACAATTAAATTTAAATGAATTAAATCAAAATATGAATAAAGAATTTTTAATTCAGTTTTGGTCATCTGCAGCAATTGGCGTCATAGAGTGGTGGATCATTCAGTCAATGCCCTTTAGCGCAGAAGAAATCACTGAACAGTTATGGATTTTACTCGAGCGAAATCAAATTTTACCGACTATTGAATAA
- a CDS encoding DinB family protein → MNRKDLILNVLDKTYDQESWFAPLKDSIEGISAEQANWKPTGEATKSIWENVNHLLYYKERLVANLEGREWTKKLDGDETFNFTEQSNHKNEWEKVFERLENAQLSLRQRLNNITEEELNRDSFETKLMDILLHEAYHTGQIIQLRKMQGSWPSHR, encoded by the coding sequence TTGAATCGAAAAGATTTAATTTTAAATGTTTTAGACAAAACGTATGATCAGGAAAGCTGGTTTGCGCCATTAAAAGATTCAATCGAAGGAATTAGTGCTGAACAAGCTAACTGGAAACCTACTGGAGAGGCAACGAAATCAATCTGGGAAAACGTTAATCATCTGCTTTATTATAAAGAGAGGTTAGTAGCAAACTTAGAAGGTAGAGAATGGACAAAAAAACTAGATGGTGATGAAACCTTTAACTTTACTGAACAGTCTAATCATAAAAACGAATGGGAAAAAGTATTTGAACGTTTGGAAAATGCCCAATTAAGTTTAAGACAACGATTAAATAATATTACGGAAGAAGAACTAAATAGAGATTCCTTCGAAACGAAGCTAATGGATATACTTCTTCATGAAGCCTATCATACAGGTCAAATTATTCAACTTAGAAAAATGCAAGGATCGTGGCCTTCTCATCGATGA
- a CDS encoding ketopantoate reductase family protein, translating into MKILIYGAGVLGSYLAHALVRAGNDVTVLARGRRYEQLKKDGIVIRHHFQRKNTVDQVNVINRLEQEDYYDLIFVVMKYNQFTSVLPILAQNNSNNIVIVGNNADSANMQNFLVENSEIKKNIAFGFQLSGGKREESGRIISVRGGGQMVIGSLDGDISFKSTLENAFKQSKYKLIYNDHIDGWLKSHAIAIVAMNSIHYLNNFDFKKISKNKEALTQMISAMDEGFMILEKLGYKIDPVFQLKIVRNYRKIGYYGMKIFHKLPVNKLIEGSFSEIEAVYRTFDELQKEANISTPVWDDLKKKSLEKYKDEVI; encoded by the coding sequence ATGAAAATACTAATATATGGCGCTGGCGTATTGGGAAGCTATCTTGCACACGCATTAGTACGCGCAGGGAATGATGTTACTGTATTAGCTAGAGGTAGAAGGTATGAGCAACTGAAAAAAGATGGAATTGTTATTCGTCATCATTTCCAACGAAAAAATACTGTTGACCAAGTTAATGTTATTAATAGACTTGAACAAGAAGATTATTATGACCTTATATTTGTTGTTATGAAATACAATCAATTCACTTCAGTTTTACCGATACTAGCACAAAATAATAGTAATAATATTGTAATTGTCGGAAATAATGCTGATTCAGCTAATATGCAAAACTTCTTAGTGGAAAATAGCGAAATTAAAAAGAATATTGCGTTTGGGTTCCAACTGAGTGGAGGGAAAAGGGAAGAAAGTGGTCGCATTATTTCGGTTCGCGGAGGAGGACAAATGGTTATTGGAAGCCTTGATGGTGACATATCATTTAAATCTACTTTGGAAAATGCTTTTAAGCAATCAAAGTATAAACTTATTTATAATGATCACATTGATGGCTGGCTTAAAAGTCATGCCATTGCAATTGTTGCGATGAACTCAATTCACTACTTGAATAACTTTGACTTTAAAAAAATCTCTAAGAATAAGGAAGCACTAACGCAGATGATTTCTGCAATGGATGAGGGTTTTATGATTTTAGAAAAATTAGGCTACAAAATTGACCCAGTATTCCAATTGAAAATCGTGCGAAATTATCGAAAGATTGGATACTACGGCATGAAAATTTTTCATAAACTTCCAGTGAATAAATTAATTGAGGGATCTTTTAGTGAGATTGAAGCCGTATATAGAACATTTGATGAGTTACAAAAAGAAGCGAATATTTCAACTCCTGTTTGGGATGATCTTAAAAAGAAATCATTAGAAAAGTATAAGGATGAGGTAATATAG
- the hisB gene encoding imidazoleglycerol-phosphate dehydratase HisB, with protein MRTAVISRQTKETKISLSLNLDGDGESNIQTGIGFLDHMLTLFSFHSGIDLEVFCEGDLEVDDHHTTEDVGIALGKALVDALGEKIGINRYGSCYIPMDETLARVVVDFSNRPYLVYNDRTVRERIGMIDTQNFKEFFKALSSEAKMNCHMEVLYGENDHHKIEALFKAFGRAVKQAVEVTSSKLPSTKGML; from the coding sequence GTGAGAACTGCAGTAATTTCAAGACAAACAAAAGAAACAAAAATTAGTTTATCATTAAATTTAGATGGTGATGGGGAAAGTAATATTCAGACTGGAATTGGATTTTTAGACCATATGTTAACTTTATTTTCATTCCATAGTGGGATCGATTTAGAAGTATTTTGTGAAGGTGATCTGGAAGTTGATGACCATCACACGACAGAAGATGTTGGAATTGCATTAGGTAAAGCATTGGTAGATGCATTAGGAGAAAAAATTGGCATTAATCGTTACGGCTCTTGCTATATTCCAATGGATGAGACATTAGCAAGAGTAGTAGTTGATTTTAGTAATAGACCATATCTTGTTTATAATGATCGAACAGTAAGAGAGCGAATTGGAATGATTGATACACAAAACTTCAAAGAATTTTTTAAGGCACTTAGCTCTGAAGCTAAAATGAATTGCCATATGGAAGTTTTATACGGGGAAAATGATCATCACAAAATTGAAGCTTTATTTAAAGCGTTCGGTAGAGCAGTTAAACAAGCGGTAGAAGTGACCTCGTCTAAGTTACCTTCCACGAAAGGAATGTTATAA
- a CDS encoding bifunctional phosphoribosyl-AMP cyclohydrolase/phosphoribosyl-ATP diphosphatase HisIE: MFDLEKIRFNEQGLVPAIVQDVDTNEVLMLAYMNYESINLTIETGFATFYSRSRQEIWKKGETSGNLQYVKSVSYDCDQDSILLQVEQVGVACHTGSYSCFSEKLVLNKENDTQNEVPSYLPNLYETILDRKKNPIEGSYTTYLFNQGIDKILKKIGEETSEVIIGAKNEGTEELIYEISDLVYHTMVLMVEKGIKLEEINNSLINRKEKVKS; the protein is encoded by the coding sequence ATGTTTGATTTAGAAAAGATTCGATTTAATGAACAAGGTTTAGTACCAGCAATCGTTCAAGATGTAGATACAAATGAAGTATTAATGCTAGCGTATATGAATTATGAATCAATTAATCTCACAATTGAAACAGGATTTGCAACCTTTTATAGTAGGAGTCGCCAAGAAATATGGAAAAAAGGTGAAACATCAGGGAATTTACAATATGTAAAATCAGTATCGTATGACTGCGACCAAGATTCAATTTTACTGCAAGTTGAGCAAGTAGGTGTTGCATGTCATACAGGAAGCTATAGTTGTTTTTCAGAAAAATTAGTGTTAAATAAAGAAAATGATACTCAAAACGAAGTTCCATCCTATTTACCAAATCTTTATGAAACAATTCTTGATCGAAAAAAGAATCCAATTGAAGGATCTTATACTACATATTTATTTAATCAAGGAATTGATAAGATATTGAAAAAAATAGGTGAAGAAACAAGTGAAGTGATCATCGGAGCTAAAAATGAAGGAACAGAGGAATTAATTTATGAAATTAGTGATCTTGTCTATCACACAATGGTCTTAATGGTAGAAAAGGGAATAAAACTTGAAGAAATAAACAATAGTTTAATCAACAGAAAGGAGAAAGTAAAATCTTGA